A window from Mustela erminea isolate mMusErm1 chromosome 17, mMusErm1.Pri, whole genome shotgun sequence encodes these proteins:
- the FCRL5 gene encoding Fc receptor-like protein 5 isoform X5, which translates to MQGQGNFSDVLLEAAGRCTTLRSKPTLLLLRKPLFRSQRWAGQAFMLLWVSVLVLAPISGQFAPVSKPVISLQPPWTVTFEGQAVTLTCHVAEDKKWYRWYLGTKILREIPSNTLRVQDSGEYKCEIQGSPQSDGVSLTFSPAELILQAPPSVFEGDSLTLMCQEKPGLSLKTRTLYKNDNKLIDLGKKSSLHINHADLKDNGEYRCIGSETHGCAFSSDAVRIQVQVPVSRPVLTLSPPGPRAVEGDRLMLSCQAQRGSPRILYQFYRGDVPLGSSSAPSAGDASFSVTLTAEHSGTYFCTADNGFGPQRSDPENLSVSVPASRPVLTLRAPRTRAVVGDMVEFRCEAQRGSPPILYRFYYEDVILGSNWAPSGGGASFNLSLTAEHSGNYACEADNGLGAQRSEETSLSVTVPVSHPVLTLRVPRAQAVVGDVVELHCEAQSGSPPIRYRFYHEDVTLGNNSAPSGGGASFNLSLTAELSGNYSCEADNGLGAQRSKTVPLTVTVPASRPVLTLRAPGTRAMVGDMVELRCEAQSGSPPILYRFYHEDVILGSSSASSGGGVSFNLSLTAERSGNYSCEADNGLGAQRSEAVTLSVTGLTGSRSGPVATGVAGGLLSVAGLVVMALLLYCRLPRRAGGRLTSDPSRSPSDSDPQEPTYYNVPGWMELQPVYDNVNPKAGDVMYSEVRIQEGNRHAAASNSTFGLLRTYLPSHGPATSQQPSRPQPSSVIYSQVKVASPPVSTAPRS; encoded by the exons ctcctATCAGTGGACAATTTG CACCTGTATCCAAACCCGTGATTTCTCTCCAACCTCCATGGACTGTCACCTTCGAAGGACAGGCAGTGACTCTGACTTGCCATGTAGCAGAGGACAAAAAATGGTACCGGTGGTACCTTGGGACAAAAATCCTACGTGAAATCCCATCAAACACCCTCCGGGTCCAGGATTCTGGAGAGTACAAATGCGAGATACAGGGCTCGCCCCAAAGTGATGGTGTGAGCTTGACTTTTTCACCAG CTGAGCTGATCCTGCAGGCTCCCCCGTCCGTGTTTGAAGGCGACTCTCTGACGCTGATGTGCCAAGAAAAGCCAGGTTTATCCCTGAAGACCAGGACCCTGTACAAGAATGACAATAAGCTGATAGACCTTGGTAAAAAATCCAGCTTGCACATCAACCACGCAGATCTGAAGGATAATGGGGAATATCGCTGTATTGGATCTGAGACCCATGGTTGCGCTTTTTCGTCAGACGCAGTCAGAATCCAAGTCCAAG TCCCCGTGTCTCGTCCTGTCCTCACCCTCAGCCCTCCCGGACCCCGAGCTGTTGAGGGAGACCGGCTGATGCTTTCCTGTCAAGCCCAGAGAGGTTCGCCCCGCATCCTGTACCAGTTTTATCGCGGAGACGTGCCCCTGGGGAGCAGCTCGGCCCCCTCTGCAGGAGACGCCTCCTTCAGTGTTACTCTGACTGCAGAGCACTCCGGGACCTACTTCTGCACAGCGGACAATGGCTTTGGCCCCCAGCGCAGTGATCCCGAGAACCTGTCTGTCTCAG TCCCAGCGTCCCGCCCTGTCCTGACCCTCAGGGCGCCCAGGACCCGAGCCGTGGTGGGAGACATGGTGGAGTTTCGCTGTGAGGCCCAGAGGGGCTCTCCCCCGATCCTGTACCGGTTTTACTACGAGGATGTCATCCTGGGGAGCAACTGGGCCCCCTCTGGAGGAGGAGCGTCCTTCAACCTCTCTCTGACCgcagaacattctggaaactaTGCCTGTGAGGCCGACAATGGCCTGGGGGCCCAGCGCAGCGAGGAGACCTCACTCAGTGTCACAG TCCCAGTGTCCCACCCCGTCCTCACCCTCAGGGTGCCCAGGGCGCAGGCCGTGGTGGGGGATGTGGTAGAGCTTCACTGTGAGGCCCAGAGCGGCTCTCCCCCGATCCGGTACCGGTTTTACCACGAGGATGTCACCCTGGGGAACAACTCGGCCCCCTCTGGAGGAGGAGCGTCCTTCAACCTCTCTCTGACCGCAGAACTTTCTGGAAACTACTCTTGTGAGGCCGACAATGGCCTGGGGGCCCAGCGTAGCAAGACAGTGCCACTCACCGTCACAG TCCCAGCGTCCCGCCCCGTCCTCACCCTCAGGGCCCCCGGGACCCGGGCCATGGTGGGGGACATGGTGGAGCTTCGCTGTGAGGCCCAGAGCGGCTCTCCCCCGATCCTGTACCGGTTTTACCACGAGGACGTCATCCTGGGGAGCAGCTCCGCCTCCTCTGGAGGAGGAGTGTCCTTCAACCTATCTCTGACCGCAGAACGTTCTGGAAACTACTCCTGTGAGGCTGACAACGGCCTGGGGGCCCAGCGCAGCGAGGCAGTGACCCTCAGCGTCACAG GGCTGACAGGGAGCAGAAGTGGCCCTGTTGCCACAGGCGTGGCCGGGGGCCTGCTCAGCGTGGCGGGCCTCGTGGTCATGGCTCTGCTGTTGTACTGCCGACTCCCCAGGAGAGCAG GAGGAAGGCTGACCTCTGACCCTTCCAG GAGCCCTTCAGACTCGGACCCCCAAGAGCCCACCTACTACAATGTTCCAGGCTGGATGGAGCTGCAGCCGGTGTACGACAATG TCAACCCTAAAGCAGGAGACGTGATGTACTCAGAAGTGCGGATTCAGGAGGGGAACAGACATGCAG CGGCTTCAAACTCCACATTCGGGCTCCTCCGGACTTACCTGCCCTCGCATGGCCCGGCCACCAGCCAGCAGCCTTCCAGACCCCAGCCCTCCTCAGTCATCTACTCCCAGGTGAAGGTGGCATCGCCCCCAGTCTCCACAGCTCCTCGAAGCTGA